The Gilliamella apicola genome window below encodes:
- a CDS encoding NRAMP family divalent metal transporter, translating to MENRTSSTKTFVKNRQASLISAIFLMATSAIGPGFITQTATFTVTLGSAFGFGILASIIIDFVVQQNIWRVVSLTKMYSSDIANATIPYSGYVLAILVIFGGLVFNIGNIAGAGLGLNALVGLDPKWGGAISAFMAIYIFSSHKASHFIDRLMIGFGLLMIGLTLFVLFAAHPPIGQAFTETLFPSNVDFASITTIVGGTVGGYISYAGAHRLLDKKMVGVENIKYVSSAATRGIIVVGVMRYILFLAILGVVASGVTIDISSYAANPASQAFQAALGQLGLRIFGLILWAAALTSIIGAAYTSMTFITPFKPSITIRQRQIATIIFIICSLAIYLIMGTAPVSLLVFAGGFNGLVLPLGLTIFVFIGWKRADLMSGYYYPRWLLWSGFIVCAITWYMGAMSIVTIFNYLR from the coding sequence ATGGAAAATCGGACTAGTAGTACTAAAACCTTTGTAAAAAATCGTCAAGCTTCCTTGATTAGTGCGATCTTCTTAATGGCAACTTCAGCAATTGGTCCAGGTTTTATCACGCAAACAGCTACCTTTACTGTGACATTAGGTAGTGCTTTTGGTTTTGGTATTTTAGCTTCTATAATCATTGATTTTGTAGTGCAACAAAATATTTGGCGTGTGGTTTCATTAACAAAAATGTATTCTTCCGACATTGCTAATGCGACAATCCCTTATAGTGGTTATGTTTTAGCTATATTAGTGATTTTTGGTGGGCTAGTTTTTAATATTGGTAATATAGCCGGTGCCGGACTGGGTTTGAATGCTTTAGTCGGGCTTGATCCAAAATGGGGCGGTGCAATCAGTGCATTTATGGCTATCTATATCTTTTCATCACATAAAGCGAGCCATTTTATTGACCGTTTAATGATTGGTTTCGGCTTGCTAATGATCGGTTTAACATTATTTGTGTTGTTTGCTGCGCATCCTCCTATTGGTCAAGCATTCACCGAAACACTTTTTCCAAGTAATGTTGATTTTGCCTCTATTACCACAATTGTAGGAGGAACTGTTGGAGGATATATTTCTTATGCTGGCGCACATCGTCTGCTTGATAAAAAAATGGTGGGCGTTGAAAACATTAAATATGTATCTAGTGCAGCAACACGAGGGATTATTGTTGTAGGTGTGATGCGATATATTTTATTTTTAGCAATTTTAGGTGTGGTAGCCAGTGGTGTTACCATTGATATTTCGAGCTATGCAGCTAATCCTGCTTCCCAAGCCTTTCAAGCAGCTTTAGGACAATTGGGGTTGCGCATATTTGGTTTAATTTTATGGGCGGCCGCATTAACCAGTATTATTGGTGCAGCTTATACTTCAATGACATTTATTACTCCTTTTAAACCTTCTATCACCATAAGGCAACGCCAAATAGCGACGATAATTTTTATTATTTGTTCATTAGCCATCTATTTAATTATGGGTACTGCACCTGTATCATTATTAGTTTTCGCTGGAGGTTTTAACGGTTTAGTTTTACCACTGGGTTTAACTATTTTTGTTTTTATTGGTTGGAAACGTGCTGATTTAATGTCTGGATATTATTATCCACGTTGGTTGTTATGGTCTGGTTTTATAGTCTGTGCGATAACTTGGTATATGGGCGCAATGTCAATTGTAACCATATTTAACTATTTAAGGTAA
- a CDS encoding pilus assembly protein has protein sequence MNKKNPLKQNNPKLSFLKCTSGSVLITMAVMLPAIFTCMAFSINQAYIMRNRAQLSEATNEASLAVVAIDNKNIDDDAKKQNRKIALNYINYFISKKIGNASQTDTNLLESGAQINVDYDENRKEYYVYYNQKFDSITKNEYDEGKKTQQIVVSNKDESYGNTRKYQNRDSIDFAFISDFSASSTCRYSDVDCNAYSPTNYAQRRLDYMKEAIVDIIKEYENYSEYQFALVPYDIGVPVESKTMNEAGGKNYDCSVMYKMNKYYDSIDYNFWANKNIAYTNWHKLKKDGVISDYTKANNYFNKHSKLVNYYMDNSYYHYYSNLIGPALNSDPDNISDMEVLKGAGLCYERTSLSDRLDKGQAQWACGTNRSDHPEKNKKEIEKNYGYVVQLFDYMFSGDYDDDVHYSFANTKTVDVEGTIESLFKKIKNNIITFERPISPVTAEFSPFMGMCQSPLYSNNIMDEEIVAAKKVTDATYKKIAKGKYIKNFESTPHLIPFSDKANHNRDLLDNIKKTNWMPGGGTDTITALLRTVPVMAEGHGNNKVMIIISDGKDDAGAAVLRDKFLDNGVCQAITGGLRSEDNFKNGYITKLAKSAIIYYIKLTPNASNLKTDAQYEAEYGKWFTKCMNGNSMFLMEAKDRKSLTDVISKIIEIETGKFIKKPE, from the coding sequence ATGAACAAAAAAAATCCATTAAAACAAAATAATCCCAAGTTATCTTTTTTGAAGTGTACTTCTGGATCAGTCCTTATAACTATGGCAGTTATGCTTCCTGCTATTTTCACTTGTATGGCATTTTCAATTAATCAAGCATACATCATGCGTAATCGAGCTCAGCTTTCTGAAGCTACAAATGAAGCCTCATTAGCAGTTGTAGCTATAGATAACAAAAATATTGATGATGACGCCAAAAAGCAGAATCGAAAGATAGCATTGAATTATATAAATTATTTTATTTCAAAAAAAATTGGTAATGCATCTCAGACTGATACTAATTTGTTAGAATCAGGAGCTCAAATTAATGTAGATTATGACGAAAATAGAAAAGAATATTATGTCTACTATAACCAAAAATTTGATTCAATTACTAAAAATGAATATGACGAAGGAAAAAAAACACAACAGATTGTTGTGAGTAATAAGGATGAAAGTTATGGTAATACCAGAAAATATCAGAATCGTGATTCAATTGATTTTGCTTTTATCAGCGATTTTTCTGCTTCATCGACATGCCGATATAGTGATGTAGATTGTAATGCTTACTCTCCAACCAATTATGCTCAGCGACGTCTCGACTATATGAAGGAAGCAATAGTAGATATTATTAAAGAATACGAAAATTATTCAGAATATCAGTTTGCACTAGTACCATATGACATTGGTGTCCCGGTAGAAAGCAAAACTATGAATGAAGCTGGTGGTAAAAATTATGATTGTTCTGTTATGTATAAAATGAACAAATATTATGATTCAATTGATTATAATTTTTGGGCAAATAAGAATATTGCATATACAAATTGGCATAAATTAAAAAAAGATGGTGTTATTAGTGATTATACAAAAGCAAATAATTATTTTAATAAACATAGTAAACTAGTTAATTACTACATGGATAATTCGTATTATCATTATTATTCAAATCTAATTGGGCCTGCATTAAATTCTGATCCTGATAATATAAGTGACATGGAAGTTTTAAAGGGAGCAGGTTTATGTTATGAAAGGACAAGTCTTTCGGACCGACTTGATAAAGGGCAAGCTCAATGGGCTTGTGGTACTAATAGAAGCGATCATCCTGAAAAAAATAAAAAAGAAATAGAGAAAAATTACGGCTATGTAGTTCAATTGTTTGATTATATGTTCTCTGGTGATTATGATGATGATGTTCATTATTCATTTGCCAACACCAAAACCGTTGATGTAGAAGGCACAATTGAGAGTTTATTTAAAAAAATCAAAAATAATATTATTACATTTGAACGTCCTATATCACCTGTGACTGCGGAGTTTTCACCTTTCATGGGCATGTGCCAATCACCTCTTTATAGTAATAATATTATGGATGAAGAAATTGTTGCAGCCAAAAAAGTAACTGATGCAACATATAAGAAAATTGCGAAAGGTAAATATATCAAGAATTTTGAATCTACACCTCATTTAATTCCTTTTAGTGATAAAGCAAACCATAATCGTGATCTTTTAGATAATATTAAAAAAACAAATTGGATGCCTGGTGGTGGTACTGATACTATAACAGCTCTATTAAGAACAGTACCTGTAATGGCTGAAGGGCATGGTAATAATAAAGTTATGATTATTATTAGTGATGGTAAAGACGATGCAGGTGCAGCCGTTCTTAGAGATAAATTTTTAGATAATGGTGTTTGTCAAGCAATTACCGGAGGATTAAGGAGTGAGGACAACTTTAAGAACGGTTATATAACAAAACTAGCTAAAAGTGCGATTATTTACTACATAAAACTGACTCCTAATGCTAGTAATTTAAAAACGGATGCTCAATATGAAGCTGAGTATGGTAAATGGTTTACAAAATGTATGAATGGTAACTCTATGTTCTTAATGGAAGCAAAAGATAGGAAGTCGTTGACTGATGTTATAAGTAAAATTATCGAAATTGAAACAGGAAAATTCATAAAAAAACCAGAGTAA
- a CDS encoding RCC1 domain-containing protein, with protein MKVIKIIIPLLACFCLPALADDSKTDAIVLSTQTAVKTSSRVNLRSTGVTLENGDVWVWGYRRQGLQGNGIRNVNSSSEPARVRKFVEDGLSIIQVAAGKYHIIALDENGDVWGWGRNRHRQAAGGVSDEHYVISPVKVLSNKKIVNIYCGDYASYALSATGEVFAWGRGNRGEIGVGNKVSKQRVERVSIPSGKPVFTMGVGTRTAYAIDTGGNIWTWGEVISRKFCPPDKRTCNYVISPQNITSDLKVPAVGITSGQQIKEISGGKGFVTYLSRTGLVYGYGAIRYLADGQFDEDSLDEDDDEEWDDDDEDAINRLEDKEDENDDVDDRLDPKRITKEPMSIIGPNSPDIKESVGYSLSCRYRGCFAITRHKSLLTWGQKGSSTIKGILYGQKKTGSVVQRKPKGTLTKVDGGQECIFYWNEDGEVYGVGKGRQRRFSLSDNHIRKWNESRLDFLMDAMHNVYGYDYVLGQTK; from the coding sequence ATGAAAGTAATAAAAATTATAATACCGCTTTTGGCTTGTTTTTGCCTTCCAGCTTTAGCTGACGACTCAAAAACTGACGCTATTGTATTATCAACACAAACAGCAGTTAAAACGAGTTCTCGCGTAAATCTAAGAAGTACAGGAGTAACTCTTGAAAATGGTGATGTGTGGGTCTGGGGTTATAGACGCCAAGGCTTGCAAGGTAATGGTATTAGAAACGTAAACAGTAGCAGTGAACCAGCTAGGGTAAGAAAATTCGTTGAAGATGGACTTAGTATCATTCAAGTCGCAGCCGGAAAATATCATATTATTGCACTCGATGAAAATGGTGATGTATGGGGTTGGGGGCGTAATAGACATAGACAAGCAGCTGGCGGAGTTTCAGACGAACATTATGTAATCAGCCCTGTTAAAGTGCTGTCTAACAAAAAAATTGTTAATATCTATTGTGGTGATTATGCGTCCTATGCATTGTCGGCTACTGGTGAAGTTTTTGCATGGGGAAGAGGTAATCGTGGTGAAATCGGAGTTGGTAATAAAGTATCAAAACAAAGAGTCGAAAGGGTAAGTATACCAAGCGGAAAACCAGTTTTCACAATGGGAGTCGGCACGCGAACTGCGTATGCAATTGATACTGGTGGAAATATTTGGACTTGGGGAGAAGTAATCAGTCGTAAATTTTGCCCACCTGATAAAAGGACATGTAATTATGTGATTAGTCCACAAAATATTACTAGTGATTTAAAAGTGCCAGCTGTAGGTATTACTTCTGGACAACAAATAAAAGAAATCTCAGGAGGTAAAGGGTTTGTTACCTACCTATCACGGACAGGATTAGTTTACGGTTATGGAGCGATTAGGTATTTAGCTGATGGACAATTTGATGAAGATTCTCTTGATGAGGATGATGATGAGGAATGGGATGATGATGATGAGGATGCAATTAATCGTTTAGAAGATAAAGAAGATGAAAATGATGATGTGGATGATAGATTAGACCCAAAAAGAATAACTAAGGAGCCAATGAGTATTATTGGTCCAAATTCACCGGATATCAAAGAAAGTGTCGGTTATTCACTTTCTTGTCGTTATCGTGGATGTTTTGCAATTACTAGACATAAAAGTTTATTAACATGGGGACAAAAAGGCAGTTCTACTATAAAAGGAATACTTTATGGTCAAAAGAAAACTGGGTCAGTAGTACAAAGAAAACCTAAAGGAACATTAACTAAAGTTGATGGTGGTCAAGAATGTATATTTTATTGGAATGAAGACGGAGAAGTTTATGGTGTAGGTAAAGGTAGACAGCGAAGATTTAGTCTGTCTGATAACCACATCCGAAAATGGAATGAGTCTAGATTAGATTTCTTAATGGATGCTATGCATAATGTTTATGGTTACGATTATGTTCTAGGGCAAACAAAATAA
- a CDS encoding LamB/YcsF family protein — protein MKVKKFIDLNSDLGESFGQWKMGNDQAMLQVVSSANIACGFHAGSPVTILDTLKAAKTNKVIIGAHVGYPDLVGFGRRNMEIESNELTADVIYQIGALKGLATSIGAKVSYVKPHGALYNTIANDKRQAMAVINAICQIDANLILVALAGSALIGWAKQKGLHVVAEAFADRSYHVDGTLVSRKEIGAVLHDPELVAERMLQLVRDGGVTSIEGKFVTIEADSICVHGDSEGALAMAQKVREKLQQNGITITSFTKISDR, from the coding sequence ATGAAAGTTAAAAAATTTATTGATTTAAATAGTGACCTCGGTGAAAGTTTCGGTCAATGGAAAATGGGTAACGATCAAGCAATGTTACAAGTGGTTAGCAGTGCAAATATTGCGTGTGGTTTTCACGCAGGTTCACCAGTAACCATTTTAGATACCCTAAAAGCAGCTAAAACTAATAAGGTTATAATAGGTGCTCATGTTGGTTACCCTGATTTAGTTGGCTTTGGGCGACGTAATATGGAAATTGAATCTAACGAACTAACGGCTGATGTGATTTATCAAATTGGTGCACTCAAAGGTTTAGCAACATCAATTGGTGCAAAAGTAAGTTATGTTAAACCTCATGGCGCTTTATATAACACTATCGCGAACGATAAACGTCAAGCTATGGCAGTTATCAATGCTATTTGTCAAATTGATGCTAATCTTATATTAGTGGCACTTGCTGGCTCTGCGCTTATTGGTTGGGCAAAACAAAAAGGTTTGCATGTGGTTGCTGAAGCTTTTGCCGATAGATCTTATCATGTTGATGGTACGTTAGTTTCTCGTAAAGAAATCGGAGCAGTATTACACGATCCTGAATTAGTCGCAGAACGTATGCTACAACTTGTCAGAGATGGCGGTGTGACTTCTATTGAAGGGAAGTTTGTTACAATTGAGGCAGATTCCATTTGTGTGCATGGTGATAGTGAAGGTGCATTAGCGATGGCACAAAAAGTTCGAGAAAAATTACAACAAAATGGAATTACCATAACTTCGTTTACGAAAATAAGTGATAGATAA
- a CDS encoding acetyl/propionyl/methylcrotonyl-CoA carboxylase subunit alpha, protein MPTMFENNNKLTHRVLIANRGEIAVRIIRACRDMEFTSIAIYADTDINALHVQMADEAYGLLGKLPSETYLNIDKIIAIAKRSGATMVHPGYGFLSERSEFAKAVQKAGLIWIGPNPETIDILGDKVKARQLAIQVGAPLVEGTKEPVRDAKEVVEFAHKHGLPIAIKAAFGGGGRGLKVAWQMDEVEELYHSAVREATAAFGRGECFLEQFLHNPRHIEAQVIADKLGHIVVVGTRDCSLQRRNQKLIEESPAPFISDQLQQQIIQASINICAKANYVGAGTVEFLLSQDGKLSFLEVNTRLQVEHPVTEETVGIDLVVEQLRIAQGLPLSINETPKPRCHAIEFRINAEDVANGFLPTPGTITRFEVPSGPGIRLDSGVVTGSTIPSTFDSLMAKLIIVGNNREQALARAHRALAEFSIEGVASVLPFDLAIIGHPDFCRDFKIHTRWIETEFIPMVDSLPRQVPIKDSTLTYTVIEIDGKRCKVGLPAQLLAGLSSAVNSESALTSLKNEEQSETIVKSPVSGNLFKWIFKEGQEVQESDVIGIMEAMKMEVQIIAHRKGILKLISQEGDFVNSGDKVAEIN, encoded by the coding sequence ATGCCGACCATGTTTGAGAATAATAACAAATTAACACACAGAGTACTCATCGCTAATCGAGGTGAAATTGCAGTACGCATTATTCGAGCATGCCGCGATATGGAGTTTACATCCATTGCAATTTATGCTGATACGGACATTAATGCGCTGCATGTTCAAATGGCTGATGAAGCTTATGGATTATTGGGAAAGTTACCGAGTGAAACTTATCTTAATATCGATAAGATTATTGCGATTGCAAAAAGATCGGGTGCTACTATGGTTCATCCAGGATATGGTTTTTTATCTGAACGATCGGAATTTGCTAAAGCTGTTCAAAAAGCAGGATTAATTTGGATTGGACCGAATCCAGAAACGATAGATATTCTTGGTGATAAAGTTAAAGCTCGCCAGCTAGCCATACAAGTCGGAGCTCCGTTAGTTGAAGGGACTAAAGAACCAGTACGCGATGCTAAAGAAGTTGTTGAATTTGCACATAAACATGGCTTACCCATTGCTATTAAAGCTGCCTTTGGTGGTGGTGGTCGTGGTTTAAAAGTTGCATGGCAAATGGATGAAGTTGAAGAACTTTACCATTCTGCTGTACGAGAAGCGACAGCAGCTTTTGGACGTGGTGAGTGTTTTTTAGAGCAATTTTTGCATAATCCACGTCATATAGAAGCTCAGGTCATTGCAGATAAATTAGGCCATATTGTCGTTGTAGGAACGCGTGATTGCTCATTGCAACGTCGTAATCAAAAACTAATTGAAGAGTCGCCAGCACCATTTATATCGGATCAATTGCAACAACAAATTATTCAAGCATCAATTAACATTTGCGCCAAAGCAAATTATGTTGGTGCTGGAACCGTTGAGTTTTTACTCAGTCAGGATGGTAAATTGTCATTTCTTGAAGTAAATACTCGCCTACAAGTAGAACATCCTGTTACCGAAGAAACAGTCGGAATCGACCTAGTTGTTGAACAGTTACGTATAGCACAAGGATTACCACTTAGTATTAATGAAACACCTAAACCTCGATGTCATGCTATTGAATTTCGTATAAATGCTGAAGATGTAGCTAATGGTTTCTTACCAACACCGGGAACTATTACACGATTTGAAGTACCATCAGGGCCTGGCATTCGGTTAGATAGTGGTGTTGTCACTGGCTCAACGATCCCCTCCACTTTTGATTCACTTATGGCAAAACTCATTATTGTTGGAAATAATCGTGAGCAAGCGCTTGCTAGGGCTCATCGTGCATTAGCAGAGTTTTCTATTGAAGGTGTTGCGAGTGTTTTGCCATTCGATCTTGCAATCATAGGACATCCTGATTTTTGTCGTGATTTTAAAATACATACGCGTTGGATTGAAACGGAGTTTATACCAATGGTGGATTCATTGCCAAGGCAGGTACCTATAAAAGATTCTACTCTGACCTATACTGTGATCGAAATTGATGGTAAACGTTGCAAAGTTGGTTTACCTGCACAATTATTGGCAGGATTGTCATCAGCTGTGAATAGTGAGTCAGCATTAACTTCATTAAAGAATGAGGAACAATCAGAAACTATTGTAAAATCTCCTGTTTCAGGAAATCTTTTTAAATGGATTTTTAAAGAAGGACAAGAAGTTCAAGAAAGTGATGTAATAGGTATTATGGAAGCGATGAAAATGGAAGTTCAGATTATTGCTCATCGTAAAGGAATTTTAAAGTTAATCAGTCAAGAAGGTGATTTTGTCAATTCCGGTGATAAAGTTGCGGAAATTAATTAA
- the tadF gene encoding tight adherence pilus pseudopilin TadF: MKKYSNNFFHNKNGALSIEFAFCFLLFSILVFIIYDMYVTLMLQNKLERANYTVASVFRERSTLYQDKLKSLHDVYRAGLCSKHDHKTCYDSYELYDSDQVKEMSDLASSLMNNREIAVQIEALFILQDPNNPGDLNKARLVATQGKDFLSCPKSICNGSIKSYFNSLPAMDNPSSNYQQLAPYVPKLVDSSIAMTGRWVPLYRVSMCIVNEESLYLRWINSNRKDSGVIPNLCSNVVVLSRCNNAKSCPAYF; the protein is encoded by the coding sequence ATGAAAAAATATTCTAATAATTTTTTCCATAATAAAAATGGAGCATTGTCAATTGAGTTTGCATTTTGTTTCTTATTGTTTTCTATCTTAGTATTCATAATTTATGATATGTACGTTACTCTTATGTTACAAAATAAGTTAGAACGTGCAAATTATACTGTAGCATCTGTTTTTCGTGAAAGATCAACTTTATATCAAGATAAATTAAAAAGTTTACATGATGTTTATAGGGCAGGTTTGTGTTCCAAGCATGATCATAAAACTTGTTATGACTCTTATGAATTATATGATTCTGATCAAGTAAAGGAAATGAGTGATTTAGCAAGTTCGTTGATGAATAATCGCGAAATTGCTGTGCAGATAGAAGCTTTATTTATTTTACAAGACCCTAATAATCCAGGAGATTTAAATAAAGCTAGATTAGTGGCGACTCAAGGTAAAGATTTTTTGTCATGCCCTAAAAGCATATGTAATGGTTCAATTAAGAGTTATTTTAATTCGTTACCAGCTATGGATAATCCTTCAAGTAATTATCAACAGCTTGCTCCTTATGTTCCAAAATTAGTAGATTCATCAATTGCGATGACAGGACGTTGGGTTCCTTTATATCGTGTTTCTATGTGTATTGTTAATGAGGAAAGCCTTTATTTAAGATGGATTAATTCAAATAGAAAAGACTCTGGTGTTATACCAAATCTATGTAGTAACGTTGTTGTGTTATCACGTTGTAACAATGCAAAATCTTGTCCAGCTTATTTTTAA
- a CDS encoding prepilin peptidase — MINQGLVNDVVLLTIWLCLLISCYTDIKYRIISNYIVIIIFALAILNYAFGQGALNYSASGIFLVCGLLMFYCRLVGAGDIKIITALLITIPGDSVIFFFAVTTFLGLPLAIIAIIYKWLKKVKGGITLPYGVAITGGYLLTSLTFFRVLI, encoded by the coding sequence ATGATTAATCAAGGATTAGTTAACGATGTTGTTCTTTTAACGATTTGGTTGTGTCTGTTAATTTCTTGTTATACAGATATAAAATATCGGATAATTTCAAATTATATTGTCATAATTATATTTGCTTTAGCAATTTTAAATTATGCCTTTGGTCAGGGAGCACTAAATTATAGTGCTTCTGGTATATTTTTAGTCTGTGGCTTATTGATGTTTTATTGTCGATTAGTAGGTGCTGGAGATATAAAAATAATTACTGCACTTTTAATAACTATTCCTGGAGATAGTGTAATATTTTTCTTTGCAGTGACTACATTTTTGGGATTACCTCTGGCAATCATTGCAATTATCTATAAATGGCTAAAAAAAGTAAAGGGCGGTATTACATTACCTTATGGTGTTGCAATTACAGGTGGTTATCTTCTTACTTCATTGACTTTCTTTAGAGTATTAATTTAG
- a CDS encoding 5-oxoprolinase subunit B/C family protein, with amino-acid sequence MRFLPVNIDAIMVELSSLEQTMALTDQLQNNLVFGKIEEIIPAARTVLIRFNPILTDADTLAKNISALDIKSGSIPSGELITISVNYNGEDLAYVADHLGITVNEVITRHTNNEYQVAFCGFAPGFAYMVSNHAQLNVPRRQSPRVRIPAGSVALAGEFSSVYPQASPGGWQLIGITESAVWDINRDNPALFKPGSRVHFVDAAKSSKKYHLPTIKKEEKNNSQQDIKVLATGLQTLFQDNGRIGQAALGISESGAMDKSALHSANRVLGNPINEVALEITQGGFKAQINRSMLIAVTGAVCDINITTLLGEKYTAPMYQPILLEKGDTVELGNIKCGVRSYLAVRGGFQVSPILTSCSFDTLAQVGPPPITIGQTLAVKSTNMKASVSLNESPAINYPCSGDVVVLDIVLGPRTDWFTPNAIKLLTEQLWRVTPASNRIGLRLSGDISLTRDKLQELPSEGTCIGAIQIPANGQPVLFLNDHPLTGGYPIIGAVCKYHLDLSGQIPVNAKIKFNPVGIFKEFEGSHADHV; translated from the coding sequence ATGCGTTTTTTACCCGTAAATATCGATGCAATTATGGTTGAACTTTCTAGCCTTGAACAGACCATGGCTTTAACTGATCAACTACAAAATAATTTAGTATTTGGGAAAATTGAAGAAATCATTCCAGCGGCTCGAACCGTTTTAATCCGTTTTAACCCAATTCTTACTGATGCCGATACTCTTGCTAAGAACATTAGTGCTCTTGATATCAAATCTGGTTCAATTCCTTCAGGGGAGTTAATTACCATAAGTGTTAACTATAATGGTGAAGATTTGGCATACGTCGCTGATCATCTTGGTATAACAGTTAATGAGGTAATTACTAGACATACTAATAATGAGTATCAAGTTGCTTTTTGTGGTTTTGCACCAGGTTTTGCTTATATGGTATCAAACCATGCTCAGCTTAATGTTCCGCGTCGCCAATCGCCTAGAGTTCGTATTCCTGCTGGTTCAGTGGCATTAGCTGGTGAATTTAGTAGTGTTTATCCTCAAGCAAGTCCAGGTGGCTGGCAACTTATTGGTATTACCGAATCTGCAGTTTGGGATATAAATCGAGATAATCCAGCTTTGTTTAAACCAGGTAGCCGCGTTCATTTTGTGGATGCGGCTAAATCCTCTAAAAAATATCATTTACCAACGATAAAGAAAGAAGAAAAAAATAATTCTCAGCAAGATATCAAAGTTTTGGCAACGGGATTACAAACTCTTTTTCAGGACAATGGACGAATTGGCCAAGCCGCATTAGGGATCTCAGAATCGGGGGCAATGGATAAAAGTGCACTACATAGTGCTAACCGAGTGCTTGGCAACCCAATTAATGAAGTCGCACTTGAGATCACTCAAGGTGGTTTTAAAGCTCAAATAAACCGATCTATGTTAATTGCAGTAACTGGAGCAGTGTGTGACATAAATATCACTACATTACTTGGTGAAAAATATACTGCACCAATGTATCAACCCATTTTATTAGAAAAAGGTGATACTGTTGAACTTGGTAATATTAAATGTGGAGTGCGTAGTTATTTGGCAGTTCGTGGTGGTTTTCAAGTATCACCTATTTTAACAAGTTGTTCGTTTGATACATTGGCACAAGTGGGACCTCCGCCAATCACAATCGGGCAAACATTAGCGGTCAAATCAACAAATATGAAAGCATCAGTATCATTGAATGAATCACCAGCCATAAATTATCCATGCTCAGGTGATGTTGTGGTATTAGACATTGTGCTTGGACCAAGAACTGATTGGTTTACGCCTAATGCAATTAAGTTATTAACTGAGCAATTGTGGCGAGTAACGCCTGCTTCTAATCGTATTGGATTAAGGTTATCTGGTGATATTTCATTAACTCGCGATAAATTACAAGAGTTACCAAGCGAAGGTACATGTATTGGTGCAATTCAAATACCAGCTAATGGACAACCTGTGCTATTTTTAAATGATCATCCCCTAACTGGTGGGTATCCGATTATTGGTGCTGTATGCAAATATCATTTAGATTTATCAGGACAAATCCCTGTAAATGCTAAAATAAAATTCAATCCTGTTGGAATATTTAAAGAATTTGAAGGGAGTCATGCCGACCATGTTTGA